In Panthera tigris isolate Pti1 chromosome B1, P.tigris_Pti1_mat1.1, whole genome shotgun sequence, the sequence ttttatttttgagagagagagacagagtgtgagttggggaggggcagagagagggagacacagaatccaaaacaggctccaggctctgagctgtcagcgcagagcctgacatggggctcgaactcacagactgcgagactgtgacctgagccgaggggacacccaaccgactgagccacccaggcacccctgagttttgttttgttttgttttttaaccgaAATGTCATTTTTTACTGAAATGCCGTCAGGGTAAAAGAAAGAGCCACTGTGAATTGAACAAAGTTTATACTAGAGACTATTTAGAAATTGTCTGTTGTTTTTGACCAGGGTGATGAAGAATTGGTGCTTGAAAATGGGAGTCAGACATCTTTTGAAACATCAAACAGCAGAGAAGCAGCAAAGAGACGGAACTTGCCTAAGCCTCTAACCAAAGTTTCACCATCTGCTGAACAGCCCACGCAGAAGGAGGTTCATTACTGAATGCCTACTCATGTAATTGTATCAGTGTGCAGTAGGAATATGGTTCTCTGGGCGAGGTGGTATACTGAGTGAAGATTAGGACTGGCTTTTAATCCAGATGGTGTCTTCTCACTACCTTATAAAGGGATCAGCTTCATTAAAAACCACTTTGCTATTTGATACTAATATTAATGTTCTGAACCACACTTAGAAGGCAGCTATGAAGATAAATGACAGATTTACAAAATACTCCGTTCTTTTGAGGAAGTAATTTTATTATGTAGAAATGAAAAACGTTTACTAAGGGAAATATTCCTACAGGTAACTAAGACATGATTAACCCATATTTAGTGAGAGgctaatattattaattttttattaaaaaaaatttttaagattttatttttaagcaatctctgcacccaacatggggcttgaacccataacccctagatcaagagttgcacgctctaccaattgagccacccaagcccccgAGTGGCTAATATTACTAACGTGGGTAATATTTTTCTCAGTAGCCCTTCCAGGGAATGGGTTAGCAACCATTCATTTTGGAACAGTGCTGAGGTTCATTATTACTTctgttctttcaaatttttaatccTTAAGTTGACCCTCACTTGGATCTGGCAAAGGTTGGAAATAAATCTCTTTGCCCTGACTCTTAAGGGATGCTGGGAGGCCATATGTTCCCTGAACATAGTTTCTAATGTGTTGCCTCTTGGTCTGAGGTTTCTTAGCCCCATAATGGGGCCTGAGGGTGGCAGTCAAGTCATTGAACTATTTCTAGCATTTCAAAAAGATCTTATGGACTAATTAAAACTTTAGGAGTCTTAGCCTTTTGTTAATAACATGAATCGTCTCATGTTGTTGGTAAATTTTGGTTGACTGTCAGGCTTTTGATACCAAAGGAAAGTAAATGGTTTATTTGATAAGATGCAGTTAATGTTGGCTAGATACAATGCTAGAAAACATGAGTCTgtggtattaaaaaacaaaaagcgtCCCTGAAGGTGAAATTGTTGGTAACCCTGTTAAACGAGAGAAAATGGTCTGAACACCTGGTTTTGTAATAGATAAACAGAAATAAGGAAACATGAGTAAATCATGAAGACAACCGAAGTGAATGTTTGTTATCCAGTCCCTAGAAGTGCCAgtgaagaaaaatacacatttaaaatgtgtatacgtATGAACCTAAATAACTTTGGGGTCTGTTGAACTTAATATTTATCCTCTGTGTCtttaaatagtatatttttatgtagtgTCTTGGAATATCATAAAAATGAGATTCTTAAATATGCATAGATTGGTAGCTATCATCCCACATCCTGTTATTATCATGTATTTAGCACAGAATGGCTTACCAAAAATGTTTAATTGAGCCCTTTCATattgtacatttttataaatgtatattaaaagatttcattggggtgcctgggtggcagagtctgttaagtgtcagactcttgtctcagctcaggtcatgatctcacagtttgagttcaatccccacatagggctctgtgctgatggtgttgagcctgcttgggattctgtctctttttctctgcccttgccccgcCTGtctgtgtgctcgctctctctccatctctctcaaaataaataaataattaaagaaatttttaaaaataaataaaagattccaTTAGGCTTAGATGTGTCTAAACTCTATATTAAAAGGAACTCTTCTcactgagattatttttttttcttcaaaatgtttacATTCTTCTTAGTAATACTTGATTTTCTTTAGGTTCTTGATCTACCTGAAGAACCTCCTGAAACAGCTGACGAAGtaagctcatttttttctttggaaattaaatatattttgttttctttaacatcAAGTGAGTATGTCTTATCTCAGTTTGggtttagaaaaagaagagagtacGCATGTTTATGTGATAGCCCTGTAATTAGGTCTGTTTTGAACGTGGTGTGATAGCAAACCTCTCAGCCTGTGTCCAGTTTTGGAGCCTGCCATCCACCGAGTGGGTCTTTAGAGCCCCCCCCACCTCATCAGGCAGAGATATGATACATGGGCTTTTCCAAAACTTTAGGTCAGCAAAGGAGTTACttgtttttttctagattttttgtttgtttatttatttattttgagagagacggagagcaagcaggagagggacagagagagatggagtcagaggttctgaagagggctctgtactgaccacaccgagcctgacgtggggctcaaacccacgaactgtgagatcatgacctgagctgaatgcagatccttaactgactgagccacccaggagcccaggggttactttttactaaaaaatcagggacgcctgggtggctcagtcagtttagggaccaactcttgattttgactcaagtcacaatcccagggttggattgtgggactgagccccttgCAGGTTCCCtgatgagcctggagcctgcttgagattctctttctccctctacccctcccctgcttctgcgcgagcacactctctctcaaagataggCAGATGACTTCAAATTGTAGCTTTCcccttaacaaagagaaaatgaagcatgCAGCTGCTGTGTAGATGTTTGAATTGAAGGATGGTTTGCTGTTTTGGGGGTCAGGGTTCAATTAACCTCCACACTGCACTGAGTTTCCATCTGCCCAGCTGCTGTGCTGCATTCTGTGCTGCCTTCCTGTGGTTGCCCAGCAGAATTTCAGACAGGTCTCTAATGTACTGGGAGCATGTGTCTTTAAAGCCATTAAGTCCTTTAGGCAAAGGGAAGCCCTgatggttttctatttcttagagCTTGGCAACTATTATACTCCTTGAAAACCAGTCGTGAGTCTGCCACTGGGAGGGTCTTAATTTTATCAACACACTTGCATCATTTCAATGGAATACTTTGGCTGTCTGAGGAAAATCCAGAAGTCatgcaaaaatagagaaaatgaaacatgcaATCCAGATACTGATCCTTGAGgagaaacacaattaaaaaaaaaaaaaaaagagagagagagaaaaaaacttctcatttctttctgttatacCGAAAAAATTCATGTCTGTGATATGTCTGTCCTGACATACACCCTTCTACATTCTCACACCCATTTATAATACAGACGTAATTAGATATAGCTTAGGTTTGACTGGGAGCACCTTTTTTACTCTGGTTTTAAAACACATGACATtagggttgtctgggtggctcagtcagttgaatgtctgacttcggctcaggtcacgatcttacagttcgtgagttgaacgagccccacgttgggctctgtgctgacagctcagagcctggagcctgtttcagattctgtgtctcttgctctctgcccctcccccactcatgctctgcctctcaaaaataaacaaatgttaaaaaaaaaaaaaagtgtcaactTTCCAAACAAACTCCCATCTTCTTTCTGTCTGCAactattttcattattgtaaACTACCTTTCATTTTAAAGAGTCCCTGggaattaaattttgtttattgctgctactttttctttttaagattttttttttttttaaagtaatctctacacccaacttggggcttgaactcaccactcAGAGATCAAGattcacacactccactgactgagccagccaggtgcccctgctgccGCTTTTAATTTAGCTTTCATTTAACAATCTGTGTTTGGCATTGTGATTTACTTTCCAATTTGGATTGTGTcccatgtcttttacccattcaTATGTCAATCCTCTATGCTGTCAGTAATATTAGGAGAAACAGCACAACCAATTTTCATAGTAATTGTAATAACAAAACAGTTGCTAGATTTTCAAACAATGATAGTTAATTTCTCTCGAGTATCTAAacataatggaaaatattaacatatatattatatatatataatttttattttgagagagagggacagagagaggaaaaagagaatcccaagcaagcactGTCAAACTGGAGCCTGATATGTGgctgtgagaccctgacctgaactaaaaaagttagatgcttaaaaagaaacaaaaaaaaaaagttagatgcttaacctactgaaccagccaggtgcccctttaattcaGTATATTTGAAACCCTAGTTTCTCATAAAGAATTTGGCTTTAATTCTGCTTTCAGATCATTAGGCTTTGAACAAAACCTCACTGCAAAAgttaaattttgtcatttctaaaaataagcaaaattgactTCAAATCTGTGATTCAgctgttttgtgatttttttggtgtgttaTTATAAAACTATTCATTAGTAGAAGTACAACAGAGCTCAGCATTGCACTGATTTGGATATGAATCAAATACCTTATCTACttgaatggaaatattttctaacatgGCTTTCCTGAAGGGGGTAGGTGCTGCTGTAAAACCACCATTTCTATATCTTACGATGCCTGCATAACTCCCAGGACAGTTATGATAATGTTAGCCATAAGAAAGGgtttcctggagcacctggggtggctcagtcggttaagcatccgactttggcttgggttacgatctcgcagttcgtgagtttgggccctgcatcaggctctctgttgtcagcttggagccagtttcagatcatctgtcctcctctctttgtACCTTCCCCCAcatctctcccaaaataaacattaaaataataataataataataataataataataataaattttaaaaaagaaagggtgtCCTGACTGGTAAATAATGCCCATCAGAATAAATTATtaattcttcatctttttttttttttttaatgtcttataatATTAACTGGTAGTTTGCAAGGTCTTTTTAGctattttactgttttatcaAAGGGAAACTGATGGGGAAACAATACGTAAAGCAGATGGAGCAGGAGCTCCTCCAGGAGAGGAGGTCTCCTAGAGTTTCCAGCATCCAGGACCAACTCCACGCCTGTCTGTCACTTGCTTGGAGGACACAGGCATGGCGCACAGCTTATGATGATAGAGTAACTTGGGACACTTGTTTCCTTGCAACCCGGTGTTTTTCTTGTCTGTAGACTCTAAGGTGGACTGGATCTTCTTGGTTTGGTAGATGAATCTTGAAGCCCCTGTGCAACCTTGATATTATCTGGACAGACAGAAGCATCTAGTCTCTGGTGTCCTTGCCAGAAGGCTGTGTCATTGATCTCAATCAAGAGAAAGATGTTCTCTTCCAtttcagaagacatttttatGTTTCAGGTGAATTTTATCTGGACCTTCACGTTGATCTACTGCTCTCAGAGCTAAATGCCTATAAAACCCCATACAGCTTTTTAGAATTACGGATGTTTCATAGGAGTAGTATTTTGGAATTGCAGAGCACGCTGGATTGGAATtcttatttgaacatttttattcctCAGGTAGTTGCTGTTGCTCTCCGATGTCCAAGTGGGAGGGTCCTGAGAAGAAGGTTTTTTAAGTCTTGCAgttcacaggtgagaaaattcatattttgagaaatgtttctgTTGAATTTGACAATAGTTTTCTCCCATGCAGTGGGGGAGATATTACCACTCCCTTGTGTGGCGCTCCCTTCAGGTAAGGGTAAAGGGCATTTATACATACTCTGTGTTGTGGAAATTTGGATAATTAAGCATGCTGgatcttttttcagttttttttttttccccagttcttttcctattttgtatttgttgttttttaattaattacattttcacAGCTTGGTAGATAATGTGCTTTAATATCCTTCAGAAGCAGACAGTATTAACTTTGTTCCCATTTTCCCTGATAGATGATTAACTTAAGCCCTATTGCTTAGATGTAATTTTCAGATCATTCTTTAGggcttatttccttttgttccaatggatttttttttctcttaaaaacaatgcTGTGTTCATTAGCAATAATTTGGAAAACATAGAAaagtagagaggaaaaaaggCTTGATCTATAGTCTAATGCCAAGGTCAGTTGCtaatattttggtgtatttctacttttaagtgcatttaaacatataattatgCACTGTATTGAAATATATCTAGTTTTCTATCCTGATTGCATTTAACCTTCTGTGATGAGCATGCTATGAACCATAATGGAAAATACTGATGGATTCAACTGCATAGAAATGTAacattctataaagaaaaaattgtaaagttaaagaaatatttggagaaaatattttacatctatGTATGATAgagtcatttctttcttgtttttaacaattttttaacatttattcatttttgagagagagagagagagagagagagtgtgtaggggaggagcagagagagatggagacacagaatctgaagcaggttccaggctccacgctgtcaggacagggcctgacgtggggctcgaatccatgaaccatgagatcatgacccgagccaaagttggacgctcaactgactaagccacccaggtacccctagagtCATTTCTTTATAAAGAGCTAAAATACAAATCAAGGAAAAGGTAAACACCTCAGTAGGAtggcagttgaaaaaaaaaaacaaaaaccacttaggatttcctaaagaaaaataaaagtgacaaataaaaatagggaaaaaatatttggccTTACTTAGAATCAAAGAAGTGTAAATTAAAACGAGACATAATTTTCTACCTATCAGATtgtcaaagattaaaaagaagagtaatgtaggcacctgggtgtctcagttggttaagggggcaactcttgatctcacgcctcttgagtttgagccccacatcagtctctgcgctgacagcatggagcctgctttggatcctgtctccctctctctgcctctctcccacttgcactttcccaaaaagtaaataaatgttaaaaaaagaaaaagagtaagccAGTTGTGGCTAGTGTGTGGAGACAATGGTGATTCTCATTAACTGTTCCTATgactataaatttataaattgggACACTGTTCCTATGAGATAATTTACCCGTGTAACCTTTAAAATAGatcttttgtttcattaatttcatttatgaGAATTTATTCTGTAGAAATAAGATAAATGATCAAAGGTATAATGTGGGAATTGGTTGAATTAAGGTCTATCCAAATATTGGAAAATTAGGAAGCTTTATGACTTAGATGTACATTTGTTACATGGAATATCAGTAGGTTCTTGGATGGTGGTTAGCAGGAGAAGTCAGAGATTATCTGTAGTTGCTACTCCAGCTTCCTTCGAGAACATTGTAGTATCCAGGTTTCTTCCTAAAGCAGCAAACTATCCTTTGGCAGGCATTTTTAGGCAATAGTAAGTGGACATTTTGATGGTTACTATGGAAATCCTCATAACaggaaatgttttcaatttatagGGGTGGCCCATTGACAATTGGACTATCCTAAGGCAGAGTCCCTAGGGCTTGGATAGGTCTATGGTGACAAAGTTCCTGAGTGATTTTGATGTGGACTATTGGCTTAGGTTTtgatctaaataatttttttcccaagtgCTAAACTTTTGTTCTCAACTTTTCTATGTTGAATAACCACCCCATTCCTTGTGGTTGGGACTTTCCTAGTTGTTAAATGCCTCTGCTGTCTATAGATGCCTATAGTCCCTAGGCCTTCTCTGAAACTTCCAAAAGGTACTAAGGGTTATTTGCATCTCACAATTCATGGTatgctattttcctttaaattctagaaggttttgttttattactcCTCGGGGCATGATTTAACAATGAAGGAATTGTAAAATATCATGGTAATCTAGAGGGATACAACTGTGCACAGTATTTGATAACtaaactttttatcttttagGTCTTATTTCACTGGATGATGAAAATTGGGTACCACATATCTCTATACAGCCTTTCTACTTCCTTTCCCAGAAGGCCTCTGGAAGTAGAGGAAGGCTGGTCCCTGCAGGACATTGGAATAACTATGGATACTGTACTCAATGTGGAAGAAAAAGACCAGAGCAACTAATTAAGAAATGAGAATGACCTGTTTTACATAAAATCAGTTATGCCATGATCTTACAGGACAGTAAAGGTTTCACGTTAAAATCATGCCATACCTTGATTGAGCTCAAggcaataaacattttaatgttgaTATCCTCGGGAATGTATGGACACGAAGGATTAGAAAAGGATTAATCTCTGCATATAATAGTTTTTGGAATGTGCCGTCATAATGTACCATCTGAAAACTAGGTAAAAATGTGTACAGTAAGGCACTCcatgatttgtatttttcctagCTGACATCATTTATCACtgtgttgaaaaacaaaatcatatgactttgtTTCCTGCCTCTTCAGTCCACCTTGCCATACTGAACATTTCACAGTTCAGTCAAACTCTTTAAAATCTATTAGGTAGAAATGTTTGTTCTGctttatttctagaaatgaaactttaaagACATTTCAAAGGTCTCTAATGCTTTACAGTTCTTTTtgatatccaataaagggttagtacccaaaatatataaagaacttataaactcaacacccaaaaaacaaattatccaattaaaaatgggcagaagatatgaacagacatttctccaaagaagacgtacagacggccaacagacacatgaaaagatgctcaacattactcatcatcagggaaaatgcaaatcgaaactataatgaggtatcacctcgctcctgtcagaatggctaaaatcaatagtACAGGAAAcaggttttggtgaggatgtgaagggaggggaaccctcttgcactgttggtgggaatgcaaactggtgcagccactgtggaaaacagtgtggaggttcttcataACGTTAAAAATTGAActcttatgatccagtaatcacactactaaGTAGACGAAGAACACAAGAGTACTAATTCAAAGCAATACATGCCCctgtatgtttatagcagcattattgaccATAGCgaagatacggaagcagcccaagtgtccatcagttgatgaacggataaagaagatgtggtata encodes:
- the UBXN8 gene encoding UBX domain-containing protein 8, producing MASRGVIGIFLFSALPLLCLELRRGIPDLGVKDLILLCGRIFLLLALLTLIISVTTSWLNSFKSSQVYLKEEEEKNEKRQKLVRKKQQEAQGEKVSRYIENVLKPHQEMKLRKLEERFYQMTGETWKLSNGHKLGGDEELVLENGSQTSFETSNSREAAKRRNLPKPLTKVSPSAEQPTQKEVLDLPEEPPETADEVVAVALRCPSGRVLRRRFFKSCSSQVLFHWMMKIGYHISLYSLSTSFPRRPLEVEEGWSLQDIGITMDTVLNVEEKDQSN